A portion of the Burkholderia sp. GAS332 genome contains these proteins:
- a CDS encoding entericidin A codes for MMKNMNRSTLLRRFSLGTLAGLLLGLAGCNTVHGFGEDMSHLGNSISNHAN; via the coding sequence ATGATGAAGAACATGAATCGCAGCACTCTATTGCGCCGTTTCTCACTCGGTACGCTGGCCGGGCTATTGCTCGGTCTGGCCGGCTGCAACACGGTGCACGGATTCGGCGAGGACATGTCACACCTCGGCAATTCGATTAGCAACCACGCTAATTAA
- a CDS encoding phosphoribosylanthranilate isomerase — protein MDRASANMKSSENLPAEANVGASQHAVPHRTRIKLCGLSKPEDVTHAIDLGADAIGLVFYPPSPRSVSVAQAVELVHDVPPFVSVVGLFVNATQDWIREVVSNVGLTLLQFHGDETAEQCESLAGIAGLPWLRALRIAADTQPADLVKSALNYSAASSLLFDTHVEGYGGGGKVFDWSLIPAELARRAVLSGGLNAQNVSDAIHRVRPYAVDVSSGIEVPGARGVKDQARMAAFVRAVRAADAE, from the coding sequence ATGGATCGAGCAAGCGCAAACATGAAATCAAGCGAAAACCTGCCGGCCGAAGCTAACGTCGGCGCGTCGCAGCACGCCGTACCCCATCGCACGCGTATCAAGCTGTGCGGCCTGTCGAAGCCGGAAGACGTGACCCACGCGATCGACCTCGGCGCCGACGCGATCGGCCTCGTGTTTTATCCGCCGAGCCCGCGCTCGGTGAGCGTTGCGCAGGCCGTCGAGTTGGTGCATGACGTGCCGCCGTTCGTGTCGGTAGTCGGCTTGTTCGTCAATGCGACGCAGGACTGGATTCGCGAAGTCGTGAGCAATGTCGGGCTCACGCTGCTGCAGTTCCACGGCGACGAAACCGCGGAGCAGTGCGAATCGCTCGCCGGCATTGCGGGTTTGCCTTGGTTGCGCGCGTTGCGAATCGCGGCGGATACTCAACCGGCTGATTTGGTAAAATCAGCGCTTAACTATTCAGCAGCCAGCAGCCTTCTGTTCGACACCCATGTCGAAGGCTATGGCGGCGGCGGGAAGGTTTTCGATTGGTCACTTATTCCAGCAGAGCTCGCGCGTCGGGCCGTTTTGAGTGGTGGGTTGAACGCGCAAAACGTCAGTGATGCGATCCATCGCGTGCGCCCGTACGCGGTCGATGTCTCGAGCGGCATCGAAGTGCCGGGCGCCCGGGGCGTGAAAGATCAAGCCCGGATGGCGGCGTTCGTACGCGCAGTGCGCGCAGCGGACGCTGAATGA
- a CDS encoding tRNA pseudouridine38-40 synthase: MTRIALGVQYDGSAFCGWQSQPHGKTVQDELERALREFAQTPVQTVVAGRTDTGVHGLGQVVHFDTELDRTDFSWIRGTNAFLPKTIAVQWAKPMPDAFHARFSAFERTYYYVLYVHPFRSPMQATRAGWVHTPLDVDAMRAAAVHLIGEHDFSAFRSSQCQAKTPVKHLHQIDMRQQGDFIHFRFRANAFLHHMVRNLMGCLVDIGRGRHPAEWMAEVLASRDRDCAAPTFMPDGLYLAQVGYPEQFAVPAPQTGSVPWSNVWIEQAQT; this comes from the coding sequence GTGACGCGTATTGCACTAGGCGTCCAGTACGACGGCTCGGCATTCTGCGGCTGGCAGTCGCAGCCGCACGGCAAGACCGTGCAGGACGAGCTCGAACGGGCGTTGCGCGAGTTCGCGCAAACGCCCGTGCAAACCGTGGTGGCGGGCCGCACGGATACGGGTGTGCACGGCCTCGGCCAGGTCGTGCACTTCGATACTGAACTCGATCGCACGGACTTCTCGTGGATTCGCGGCACCAACGCCTTTCTGCCGAAGACGATCGCCGTGCAGTGGGCCAAGCCGATGCCCGACGCGTTCCACGCGCGGTTTTCGGCGTTCGAGCGTACCTATTACTACGTCCTCTATGTCCACCCGTTCCGCTCGCCGATGCAGGCGACGCGGGCGGGCTGGGTGCACACGCCGCTCGACGTCGATGCCATGCGGGCCGCCGCCGTCCACCTGATCGGCGAACACGATTTTTCGGCGTTCCGTTCGTCGCAATGCCAGGCGAAAACGCCGGTCAAGCATCTGCATCAGATCGACATGCGGCAACAGGGTGACTTCATTCATTTCCGCTTTAGGGCGAACGCGTTCCTGCACCATATGGTGCGCAACCTGATGGGCTGCCTTGTCGATATCGGCCGAGGGCGCCATCCCGCCGAATGGATGGCCGAGGTGCTCGCCAGCCGCGATCGCGATTGCGCCGCGCCAACCTTCATGCCTGACGGCCTGTACCTGGCGCAGGTGGGCTATCCTGAGCAATTCGCCGTGCCCGCGCCGCAAACAGGCAGCGTACCGTGGAGCAATGTATGGATCGAGCAAGCGCAAACATGA
- a CDS encoding tryptophan synthase, beta chain translates to MYNLPDERGHFGQYGGVFVAETLVHALDELRTAYEKYQKDPEFVAEYERELKHFVGRPSPIYHAQRWSEMLGGAQIFLKREDLNHTGAHKINNVIGQALLAKRMGKPRVIAETGAGQHGVATATIAARFGMECVVYMGEEDVRRQAANVYRMKLLGATVVPVQSGSRTLKDALNEAMRDWVTNVENTFYIIGTVAGPHPYPMMVRDFQRVIGDECKVQMPEMVGRQPDAVIACVGGGSNAMGIFYPYIDDASVQLIGVEPAGDGIETGRHAASLIAGTPGVLHGNRTYLLQDENGQIIETHSISAGLDYPGVGPEHAWLKDSKRAQYVSITDEEALKGFHDCCRIEGIIPALESSHALAYAAKLAPTLPKDKVLLVNLSGRGDKDMHTVAERSGIQF, encoded by the coding sequence ATGTATAACTTGCCTGACGAAAGAGGCCATTTCGGCCAATATGGCGGCGTGTTCGTCGCTGAAACGCTGGTTCACGCGCTCGACGAGCTGCGTACCGCGTACGAGAAATATCAGAAAGACCCGGAATTCGTTGCCGAATACGAGCGCGAACTGAAGCATTTCGTGGGTCGTCCGTCCCCGATTTATCACGCACAGCGCTGGAGCGAGATGCTCGGCGGCGCGCAGATTTTCCTCAAGCGCGAAGACCTGAATCACACTGGCGCGCACAAGATCAATAACGTGATCGGCCAGGCGCTGCTCGCGAAGCGCATGGGCAAGCCGCGCGTGATCGCGGAAACCGGCGCGGGCCAGCACGGCGTGGCGACCGCGACCATCGCGGCGCGCTTCGGCATGGAATGCGTGGTCTACATGGGCGAGGAAGACGTGCGCCGCCAGGCCGCCAACGTGTACCGGATGAAGCTGCTCGGCGCGACCGTCGTGCCCGTGCAGTCCGGCTCGCGCACGCTGAAAGATGCGCTCAATGAAGCGATGCGCGACTGGGTGACCAACGTCGAAAACACGTTCTACATCATCGGCACGGTGGCGGGACCGCACCCGTATCCGATGATGGTGCGGGACTTCCAGCGCGTGATCGGCGACGAGTGCAAGGTGCAGATGCCCGAAATGGTCGGTCGCCAGCCGGATGCCGTGATTGCGTGCGTTGGCGGCGGTTCGAACGCGATGGGTATCTTTTACCCGTACATTGACGACGCTTCAGTGCAACTGATCGGTGTCGAGCCAGCGGGCGACGGGATCGAAACCGGCCGGCACGCAGCCTCGCTGATCGCCGGCACGCCGGGTGTGCTGCACGGTAACCGCACCTATCTCCTGCAAGACGAGAACGGTCAGATTATCGAAACGCATTCGATCTCGGCCGGTCTGGACTATCCGGGCGTGGGTCCCGAGCATGCGTGGCTAAAAGACAGCAAGCGCGCGCAATATGTCAGCATCACCGACGAAGAAGCGCTCAAGGGATTCCACGATTGCTGCCGCATCGAAGGCATTATTCCGGCGCTCGAGTCCAGCCATGCGCTGGCCTACGCCGCGAAGCTCGCGCCGACGCTGCCGAAGGACAAGGTCCTTCTGGTCAATCTGTCGGGTCGCGGCGACAAGGACATGCACACGGTCGCTGAGCGATCGGGCATTCAGTTCTGA
- a CDS encoding 3-isopropylmalate dehydrogenase yields MKIAVLPGDGIGPEIVKEAVKVLNVLGEKFELEEAPVGGAGYEAKGHPLPDSTLALAKEADAILFGAVGDWKYDSLERALRPEQAILGLRKHLQLFANFRPAICYPQLTGASSLKEEIVSGLDILIVRELNGDIYFGAPRGVRSSPDGLFEGAKEGFDTMRYSEPEVRRIAHVAFQAAQKRQKKLTSVDKANVLETSQFWRDVMIDVSKEYADVELSHMYVDNAAMQLVKAPKAFDVVVTGNMFGDILSDEAAMLTGSIGMLPSASLDKNNKGLYEPSHGSAPDIAGKGVANPLATILSAAMMLRYSLNKAEQADRIETAVKKVLEQGFRTGDILTPGCKQVGTVAMGDAVVAAL; encoded by the coding sequence ATGAAGATCGCAGTCTTGCCGGGCGACGGCATCGGTCCCGAAATCGTCAAGGAGGCCGTTAAGGTCCTGAACGTACTCGGCGAAAAGTTCGAACTCGAAGAAGCGCCGGTTGGCGGCGCGGGCTACGAAGCGAAGGGCCATCCGCTGCCGGATTCGACGCTGGCGCTGGCGAAAGAAGCCGACGCGATCCTGTTCGGCGCCGTCGGCGACTGGAAGTACGACTCGCTCGAACGCGCGCTGCGCCCGGAGCAGGCCATTCTCGGTCTGCGCAAGCACCTGCAATTGTTCGCGAACTTCCGTCCGGCGATCTGCTATCCGCAACTGACGGGCGCTTCGTCGTTGAAGGAAGAAATCGTCTCGGGTCTCGACATCCTGATCGTGCGCGAACTGAACGGCGACATTTACTTCGGCGCGCCGCGCGGCGTGCGTTCTTCGCCGGATGGGCTGTTCGAAGGCGCGAAAGAAGGCTTCGACACGATGCGTTATTCGGAACCCGAAGTGCGCCGCATCGCGCACGTCGCGTTCCAGGCGGCGCAAAAGCGTCAGAAGAAACTGACGAGCGTGGACAAGGCGAATGTGCTCGAAACGTCGCAGTTCTGGCGCGACGTGATGATCGACGTGTCGAAGGAATACGCGGACGTCGAGCTGTCGCACATGTACGTGGACAACGCGGCGATGCAGTTGGTGAAGGCGCCGAAGGCGTTCGACGTGGTGGTGACCGGCAACATGTTCGGCGACATTCTCTCCGACGAAGCCGCCATGCTGACGGGTTCGATCGGCATGCTGCCGTCGGCCTCGCTCGACAAGAACAACAAGGGCTTGTACGAGCCGTCACACGGCTCCGCGCCGGACATCGCCGGCAAGGGCGTGGCGAATCCGCTGGCAACGATTCTGTCGGCTGCGATGATGCTGCGCTATTCGCTGAACAAGGCGGAACAGGCGGATCGCATCGAAACTGCGGTGAAAAAGGTGCTGGAACAGGGCTTCCGCACTGGCGACATTTTGACGCCGGGATGCAAGCAAGTCGGCACCGTGGCAATGGGCGACGCAGTCGTCGCCGCGCTGTAA
- a CDS encoding FimV C-terminal domain-containing protein yields the protein MNLRLSSLRAMFMHQGTGRLTAAAALAFALAGAAVGNALAAPGDAASAPEGASVSYAAGSQYTVRPGQSLNDVAIAVTQSRDKGTLARASRALFDANPNAFMSHDPSRMRVGALLTVPALDASGALAASAPVAGSASAAPSAATAAPASAPNAAAVGAAVGAASGVAQVNAAAASAASAAAQAATPAVSGTASSTAEASTATSGSTTVTGAVLAAPVAGSQAAGALPASGTHVWSGAIQSSASEAAEGASAAITAQPASQPRAQVSSLQQLLALKNRVLMELQKHGIGGSPAATSTASTNGAQPSMGASSAVAVAGHGGAAISTSNDAGISQTNLSIAAAIGAALVALLAALRLRRRKRPSVATAGGSLAEDAAAAAARAAESQDVVSTREASDASDEVAAGHAAALAAADRESAERDAAARDMAERVAAEREADIREAAAREAAAREAAERESAERAATERLAAERAEADRAAVESAEAISSTAPDAAAGRVEAERAEADQAAVGRAAEDHDAAQRAAAEHEAAAHQPHTDLPAQDTNVSQHAWQESHPAPASIEAAEPISEIEPTTQSGFTSEPLPAAHHENLDGATTAASLAAAAELGAEALPLASLEPVSETFQQEAPPHRLQWDDEPVSSAPQLMDEPLAEPQSHLETPSPVIDFTPQQAEPHTTSPFGQPHSEASAHPVPDTSVPAVSTAQQDATHVEPTYQPSHEPQPQSHQQVETRTPDGAPNVELASAAPIQPVLAAPTEFPRDAVDAFSSLDMPLPPRLELTDTAVSAPASLSTQPVASPETTAQQAIAPHDPDDAPHIADEITAGTAGHAAVAGLGAVGFGALKLDFDLELPPSPAQPLPAFTRADLSRIARNKLDLAAEYIDLGDLSGARALINEVIEANDPATRSDARALLSTLAPLS from the coding sequence ATGAACCTTCGACTCTCTTCCCTTCGGGCTATGTTTATGCATCAAGGTACGGGCCGGCTGACGGCCGCAGCCGCTTTGGCGTTCGCGCTGGCTGGCGCCGCCGTGGGTAACGCGTTGGCCGCGCCCGGCGACGCCGCAAGCGCGCCGGAGGGCGCCTCCGTGTCTTACGCCGCCGGGAGTCAATATACGGTGCGGCCCGGGCAATCGTTGAACGACGTGGCGATTGCCGTCACGCAGTCGCGCGACAAGGGGACGCTCGCACGCGCTTCGCGCGCGCTGTTCGATGCGAATCCGAATGCCTTCATGAGTCATGACCCGAGCCGGATGCGCGTAGGCGCGCTGTTGACGGTCCCGGCGCTGGATGCTTCCGGCGCTCTGGCGGCTTCCGCGCCGGTTGCGGGGTCTGCGTCGGCCGCTCCATCGGCCGCTACGGCTGCGCCGGCTTCCGCGCCGAACGCGGCGGCGGTCGGTGCGGCGGTTGGCGCCGCAAGCGGTGTGGCGCAGGTCAATGCTGCCGCAGCCAGCGCGGCAAGCGCCGCGGCTCAGGCTGCAACGCCGGCGGTTTCGGGGACGGCCAGTTCGACGGCAGAAGCAAGCACGGCGACCTCAGGTAGTACGACGGTGACTGGCGCGGTCTTGGCGGCGCCCGTAGCGGGTTCACAGGCTGCGGGTGCGTTGCCGGCCAGCGGCACGCATGTCTGGTCGGGAGCGATCCAGTCCTCGGCGAGCGAGGCTGCTGAGGGTGCGTCGGCGGCTATTACCGCACAGCCGGCATCGCAACCGCGGGCACAGGTGTCCAGCTTGCAGCAATTGCTTGCGCTGAAAAACCGCGTGCTGATGGAGTTGCAGAAACACGGCATCGGCGGTTCGCCAGCCGCGACGAGCACTGCCTCGACGAACGGTGCGCAGCCTTCGATGGGCGCGTCGTCTGCGGTGGCCGTTGCCGGCCATGGCGGCGCTGCGATTTCGACATCGAACGACGCCGGCATCTCGCAGACGAATTTGAGCATAGCGGCGGCGATTGGCGCGGCGTTGGTCGCGCTGCTGGCGGCTTTGCGTCTGCGTCGGCGTAAGCGCCCCAGCGTTGCCACGGCTGGAGGCTCGCTGGCGGAGGACGCAGCGGCGGCTGCCGCGCGAGCGGCTGAGTCACAGGATGTCGTGTCGACGCGCGAAGCGTCGGATGCGAGCGACGAAGTGGCAGCGGGGCATGCGGCGGCACTGGCGGCGGCTGACCGTGAGAGCGCAGAACGTGATGCAGCAGCACGGGACATGGCGGAACGCGTTGCAGCGGAGCGCGAAGCGGATATTCGCGAGGCGGCAGCGCGGGAAGCGGCGGCACGCGAGGCCGCAGAGCGAGAAAGTGCCGAGCGCGCAGCAACTGAACGCTTGGCGGCGGAACGCGCAGAAGCGGACCGTGCTGCGGTAGAGAGCGCAGAAGCAATAAGCTCAACTGCGCCAGATGCTGCTGCGGGGCGTGTAGAAGCCGAACGCGCCGAGGCGGACCAAGCGGCGGTTGGACGAGCGGCAGAAGATCACGACGCGGCACAACGCGCCGCAGCAGAACACGAAGCCGCTGCCCACCAACCGCACACAGATTTGCCCGCACAAGACACCAATGTGTCCCAGCACGCGTGGCAGGAAAGCCACCCGGCGCCTGCCTCCATCGAAGCTGCGGAACCGATCTCGGAAATTGAACCGACCACCCAAAGCGGTTTCACATCCGAACCGCTTCCAGCAGCCCATCACGAAAACCTCGACGGGGCGACCACGGCTGCGAGCCTTGCCGCCGCCGCGGAACTCGGTGCTGAAGCCTTGCCGCTGGCATCGCTTGAGCCGGTCAGCGAGACCTTCCAGCAAGAGGCGCCTCCGCACCGCCTGCAATGGGACGACGAACCGGTATCGAGCGCGCCACAGCTGATGGATGAGCCGCTTGCTGAGCCGCAGAGCCATCTCGAGACCCCGTCACCGGTTATCGATTTCACGCCGCAGCAGGCCGAGCCGCACACGACTTCGCCGTTCGGTCAGCCGCACAGCGAGGCGTCGGCACATCCGGTGCCCGACACGTCTGTGCCGGCCGTGTCCACGGCCCAACAGGACGCGACCCACGTCGAACCGACGTATCAGCCGTCTCATGAGCCGCAACCGCAGTCGCATCAGCAAGTCGAAACCCGGACGCCCGATGGCGCACCGAATGTCGAGCTGGCATCCGCCGCGCCAATTCAGCCTGTGCTGGCCGCCCCGACCGAGTTTCCACGCGACGCCGTCGATGCGTTCAGCAGTCTGGACATGCCACTTCCGCCGCGCCTCGAATTGACCGACACAGCCGTGAGCGCGCCCGCATCGCTGTCGACACAGCCGGTTGCATCCCCGGAAACCACGGCGCAGCAAGCCATTGCGCCGCACGATCCGGATGACGCGCCGCATATCGCCGATGAAATCACCGCCGGCACCGCAGGCCATGCGGCCGTCGCGGGCTTGGGCGCGGTCGGCTTCGGCGCGCTGAAGCTCGATTTCGACCTCGAGTTACCGCCGAGTCCGGCTCAGCCGTTGCCCGCTTTCACGCGGGCCGATCTCAGCCGCATCGCTCGCAACAAGCTTGATCTGGCCGCCGAATATATCGACCTCGGCGACCTGTCCGGTGCGCGCGCGCTCATCAACGAAGTGATCGAAGCGAACGATCCGGCCACGCGCAGCGACGCCCGCGCGCTGCTCTCCACGCTCGCACCGTTGTCGTGA
- a CDS encoding 3-isopropylmalate dehydratase, small subunit, with translation MDKFIVHTGVVAPLDRENVDTDAIIPKQFLKSIKRTGFGPNAFDEWRYLDHGEPGQDNSKRPLNPDFVLNQPRYQGASVLLARKNFGCGSSREHAPWALQQYGFRAIIAPSFADIFYNNCFKNGLLPIVLTEQQVDHLFNETYAFNGFQLTIDLDAQVVRTSDGGAAYPFEVAGFRKYCLLNGFDDIGLTLRHADKIRQFEAERIAKQPWLNHRIVG, from the coding sequence ATGGATAAATTCATCGTACACACCGGCGTCGTGGCGCCGCTCGATCGCGAGAACGTCGACACGGACGCGATCATTCCGAAGCAATTCCTGAAGTCGATCAAGCGCACGGGCTTCGGTCCGAACGCGTTCGACGAATGGCGTTACCTCGACCACGGCGAACCGGGCCAGGACAACTCGAAGCGTCCGCTGAATCCGGATTTCGTGCTGAATCAGCCGCGCTATCAAGGTGCGTCGGTGCTGTTGGCGCGCAAGAACTTCGGTTGCGGCAGCTCGCGTGAGCACGCACCGTGGGCGCTGCAGCAATACGGCTTCCGCGCGATCATCGCGCCGAGCTTCGCCGATATTTTCTACAACAACTGCTTCAAGAACGGCCTGCTGCCGATCGTGCTGACCGAACAGCAAGTTGACCACCTGTTCAACGAAACGTACGCATTCAATGGCTTCCAGTTGACCATCGACCTGGACGCGCAAGTCGTGCGTACGTCGGACGGTGGCGCCGCGTATCCGTTCGAAGTCGCGGGCTTCCGCAAGTACTGCCTGCTGAACGGCTTCGACGATATCGGTCTGACGCTGCGTCACGCGGACAAGATTCGTCAGTTCGAAGCCGAGCGGATCGCGAAGCAACCGTGGCTGAATCACCGCATCGTTGGATAA
- a CDS encoding site-specific DNA-methyltransferase (adenine-specific): MRDEFDEPQPALETSPVAEVMAAEAPAPLLPQVPAGIRLLNRDFLTDVANIPDGSIDLILCDPPYGLGKDYGNDSDMRSGEDFLAWTRGWLELAIPKLKPSGSLYIFCTWQYAPEIFSFLKTKLTMINEIIWDRRVPSMGGTVRRFTSVHDNIGFFAVSKDYFFDLDPVRIPYDAVTKKARSRKLFEGSKWLELGYNPKDVWSVSRLHRQHAERVDHPTQKPLEIVERMVLASCPKGGRVLDPFMGSGTTAVACARQQREFVGYEINESYCAIARERVSAAASAPTVARKTRKNAAKAERQTEAQ; this comes from the coding sequence ATGCGCGACGAGTTCGACGAGCCGCAACCGGCGCTTGAAACCTCCCCGGTCGCCGAAGTGATGGCGGCCGAGGCACCTGCACCCCTGTTACCGCAGGTGCCCGCCGGCATCCGGCTGTTGAACCGCGATTTTCTGACCGATGTGGCGAACATCCCCGACGGGTCGATCGACCTGATCCTTTGCGATCCGCCTTACGGGCTCGGCAAGGATTACGGCAACGACTCCGACATGCGCTCCGGCGAGGATTTCCTCGCCTGGACGCGTGGCTGGCTCGAGCTGGCTATTCCGAAGCTCAAGCCGTCGGGTTCGCTGTATATCTTCTGCACCTGGCAGTACGCGCCGGAAATCTTTAGCTTCCTGAAGACAAAACTCACGATGATCAACGAAATCATCTGGGACCGGCGCGTGCCGAGCATGGGTGGAACGGTGCGCCGTTTTACCTCGGTGCACGACAACATCGGCTTTTTCGCGGTGTCGAAAGATTATTTTTTCGATCTCGATCCCGTCCGCATCCCGTACGATGCCGTCACGAAGAAGGCGCGTTCGCGGAAATTGTTCGAAGGCAGTAAGTGGCTGGAGCTTGGCTATAATCCGAAGGACGTCTGGTCGGTATCCCGGCTGCATCGGCAACACGCCGAACGCGTCGATCATCCGACCCAGAAACCTCTGGAAATTGTCGAGCGGATGGTGCTGGCAAGTTGTCCCAAGGGCGGGCGCGTACTTGACCCGTTCATGGGCAGCGGCACCACCGCAGTCGCTTGCGCCCGGCAGCAGCGCGAATTCGTCGGCTATGAGATCAATGAAAGTTACTGCGCGATAGCGCGCGAACGCGTTAGCGCGGCCGCGTCGGCGCCCACGGTCGCTCGCAAAACCCGCAAGAATGCGGCCAAAGCCGAGCGGCAAACCGAGGCGCAATAA
- a CDS encoding aspartate semialdehyde dehydrogenase, with protein MNVGLVGWRGMVGSVLMQRMQQEGDFDLIEPVFFSTSNAGGNAPSFAKNETKLKDATSIEDLKKCEAIISCQGGDYTNEVFPKLRAAGWNGYWIDAASSLRMKDDAVIILDPVNLDVIKNALVKGQKNFIGGNCTVSLMLMALGGLFRENLVDWMTAMTYQAASGAGAQNMRELLQQMGTLYGAAKEDLADPSSAILDIDRRVLSAMNSDRMPTDNFGVPLAGSLIPWIDKDLGNGMSKEEWKGGAETNKILGKPAMGTPGSIPVDGLCVRIGAMRCHSQALTIKLNKDVPLDEVNSILASGNDWVKVVPNEREASMRDLSPAVVTGTLTVPVGRVRKLAMGGEYLSAFTVGDQLLWGAAEPLRRMLRIVLDK; from the coding sequence ATGAACGTAGGTCTCGTAGGTTGGCGCGGTATGGTCGGCAGCGTCCTGATGCAACGTATGCAGCAGGAAGGCGATTTCGACTTGATCGAACCGGTGTTTTTCAGCACCAGCAACGCGGGCGGCAACGCGCCGTCGTTCGCCAAAAACGAGACCAAGCTCAAAGATGCGACAAGCATCGAAGACCTGAAGAAGTGCGAAGCGATCATCTCCTGCCAGGGCGGCGATTACACGAACGAAGTGTTCCCGAAGCTGCGCGCAGCGGGCTGGAACGGCTACTGGATCGACGCGGCTTCGTCGCTGCGCATGAAGGATGACGCGGTCATCATTCTCGATCCGGTCAACCTCGACGTGATCAAGAACGCGCTGGTCAAGGGCCAGAAGAATTTCATCGGTGGCAACTGCACGGTCAGCCTGATGCTGATGGCGCTGGGCGGCCTGTTCCGCGAAAACCTCGTCGACTGGATGACGGCCATGACGTATCAGGCCGCTTCGGGCGCGGGCGCGCAAAACATGCGCGAACTGCTGCAGCAAATGGGCACGCTGTACGGTGCGGCCAAGGAAGACCTGGCTGATCCGTCGTCGGCGATTCTCGACATCGACCGCCGCGTGCTGAGCGCAATGAACAGCGACCGTATGCCGACCGATAATTTCGGCGTGCCGCTCGCCGGCTCGCTGATTCCGTGGATCGACAAGGATCTCGGCAACGGTATGTCGAAGGAAGAGTGGAAGGGCGGCGCGGAAACCAACAAGATCCTCGGCAAGCCGGCTATGGGCACGCCGGGTTCGATCCCGGTAGATGGCCTCTGCGTGCGGATCGGCGCAATGCGCTGCCACTCGCAGGCGCTGACCATCAAGCTGAACAAGGACGTGCCGCTGGACGAAGTGAACAGCATCCTTGCGTCGGGCAACGACTGGGTCAAGGTTGTACCGAACGAACGCGAAGCGTCGATGCGCGATCTGTCCCCGGCTGTAGTCACGGGTACCCTGACGGTGCCGGTCGGCCGTGTGCGCAAACTGGCAATGGGCGGCGAATATCTGTCGGCCTTCACGGTCGGCGATCAGCTGCTGTGGGGCGCGGCCGAGCCGCTGCGTCGCATGCTTCGCATTGTGCTCGACAAGTAA